A genome region from Schaalia sp. 19OD2882 includes the following:
- a CDS encoding Gfo/Idh/MocA family protein, which produces MTKLRVGVLGIGSMGRHHVRNAKNTEGFELVALADPAGDRFGVAGDMEVLPDVESMIAAGIDAAIVAVPTVYHEDAALKLAAAGVHTMVEKPLAADVASGERIAKAFADAGLVGAVGYVERCNPALLEMRKRIQEGQLGQIFQIVTRRQSPFPARISDVGVVKDLATHDVDLAAWVAGSEYESVYAQTTYRSGREHEDMLVASGRFRNGVLVNHLVNWMSPFKDRTTIVTGEHGALVADTAMGDLTFHENGDMPVQWDQIAAFRGVSEGQVVRYALTKREPLAVEHEHFRDAILGVASEHVTMEQGLTALRVVEGILDSARTGDSVRF; this is translated from the coding sequence ATGACGAAGCTGCGCGTCGGTGTCCTGGGCATCGGCTCCATGGGGCGCCATCACGTCCGCAATGCGAAGAACACCGAGGGTTTCGAACTGGTTGCCCTGGCTGACCCGGCGGGTGACCGCTTCGGTGTCGCCGGTGACATGGAGGTTCTGCCCGACGTGGAGTCCATGATCGCGGCGGGCATCGATGCGGCGATCGTCGCCGTGCCGACCGTCTACCACGAGGACGCCGCCCTGAAACTGGCGGCGGCCGGGGTGCACACCATGGTCGAGAAGCCGCTGGCGGCCGATGTGGCCTCCGGTGAGCGGATCGCCAAGGCTTTCGCCGATGCCGGCCTGGTCGGCGCGGTCGGCTACGTCGAGCGTTGCAATCCTGCCCTGCTGGAGATGCGCAAGCGCATCCAGGAGGGACAGCTCGGCCAGATCTTCCAGATCGTCACTCGCCGCCAGTCGCCCTTCCCTGCCCGGATCTCCGACGTGGGCGTGGTCAAGGACTTGGCCACGCACGACGTGGACTTGGCTGCGTGGGTGGCGGGCTCGGAGTACGAGAGCGTGTACGCGCAGACCACGTACCGTTCGGGCCGCGAGCACGAGGACATGTTGGTGGCCTCGGGCCGCTTCCGCAACGGAGTGCTGGTCAACCACCTGGTGAACTGGATGAGCCCTTTCAAGGACCGTACGACGATCGTCACGGGTGAGCACGGGGCCCTGGTGGCCGACACCGCCATGGGGGACCTCACCTTCCACGAGAACGGCGACATGCCGGTCCAATGGGACCAGATCGCCGCATTCCGGGGTGTGTCCGAGGGGCAGGTCGTGCGCTACGCGCTGACCAAGCGTGAGCCATTGGCCGTCGAGCACGAACACTTCCGTGACGCGATCCTGGGTGTTGCTTCGGAGCACGTGACCATGGAGCAGGGCTTGACGGCGCTGCGCGTGGTCGAAGGCATCCTTGACTCCGCCAGGACCGGAGACTCCGTCCGCTTCTGA
- a CDS encoding LCP family protein translates to MTILALLLVLVIGWPAFLVWDANSTIGRTDALSGAAPTEGETWLLAGSDSRADGAVADDTEGQRADSIILVNVAPNGQASMISIPRDTFVEIPDQGGDKINASFALGGPQLLVRTVEGLTGLTVDHYAEIGMGGVGSIVDAVGGVELCYDRDVEDAYSELSWKAGCHLSDGRTALAFARMRYADPLGDIGRAERQRQVVSKTVAKATSPALVVNPLTALSLERAGAKALTIDRDGSVVDVAKLAFAFKKAQADRLSGAPPIASLDEQTNVGSAVVLVDDTAPDFFAKVREGSLTPEDFVQTF, encoded by the coding sequence GTGACGATTCTGGCCCTGCTGCTCGTGTTGGTCATTGGGTGGCCCGCGTTCCTCGTGTGGGACGCGAACTCCACCATCGGTCGTACCGATGCGTTGAGCGGAGCCGCTCCGACAGAAGGTGAGACTTGGCTGTTGGCCGGTTCGGACTCGCGTGCGGACGGTGCGGTGGCCGACGACACCGAGGGGCAACGTGCCGACTCGATCATTTTGGTGAATGTTGCCCCCAATGGGCAGGCTTCGATGATCTCGATCCCACGTGACACCTTTGTCGAGATCCCGGACCAGGGTGGAGACAAGATCAACGCCTCCTTCGCCCTCGGCGGGCCTCAACTGCTGGTGAGGACCGTGGAGGGGCTCACCGGTTTGACCGTCGACCACTATGCGGAGATCGGCATGGGCGGGGTCGGCTCCATTGTCGACGCGGTCGGAGGTGTCGAACTCTGCTACGACCGCGACGTCGAGGATGCGTATTCCGAGCTGTCTTGGAAGGCCGGCTGCCACCTGTCCGACGGTCGCACGGCCCTCGCCTTTGCCAGGATGCGCTACGCCGATCCTCTGGGTGACATCGGGCGTGCGGAGCGCCAGCGTCAGGTGGTGTCCAAGACGGTGGCGAAAGCCACCTCACCTGCGTTGGTCGTCAACCCGTTGACCGCGCTGTCGCTGGAGCGCGCCGGCGCCAAGGCCCTGACCATCGATCGGGACGGCTCGGTGGTGGACGTGGCGAAGCTGGCATTTGCCTTCAAGAAGGCCCAGGCCGATCGGCTCAGTGGTGCTCCGCCGATCGCCTCCCTGGACGAGCAGACGAATGTCGGCTCCGCTGTGGTCCTCGTGGACGACACGGCCCCGGACTTCTTTGCGAAGGTCCGTGAAGGCAGCCTGACCCCTGAGGACTTCGTCCAGACCTTCTGA
- a CDS encoding DegT/DnrJ/EryC1/StrS aminotransferase family protein, whose product MTREMIPAAKPIIGEEEVEAVTAVLRSGMVAQGPQVAAFEEEFSKVLVPGVESIAVNSGTSALHLALLAAGIGAGDEVIVPSFTFAATGNSVAITGASPVFADIEGDYFCLSPESIRASITERTKAIMPVHLYGHPAAMDEIRAIADEHGLMVFEDAAQAHGAALNGTPVGAFGTFAAFSLYPTKNMTSGEGGMVTTSDPTVARNVRLLRNQGMEQRYANEVVGLNNRMTDIHAAIGRVQLTKIGAWTAQRQANAAFLDANLEGVVVPPVAPGAVHVYHQYTIRVQDTDRDRFMQALREEWQVGSDVYYPIPNHRLPSLAHFAPGLDLPNTEKAAREVVSLPVHPSLSQADLERIVEAVNACAKAGA is encoded by the coding sequence ATGACCCGCGAAATGATCCCCGCCGCCAAACCGATCATCGGTGAGGAGGAGGTCGAGGCCGTCACTGCCGTCCTGCGCAGCGGCATGGTCGCCCAGGGCCCGCAGGTTGCCGCCTTCGAGGAGGAGTTCTCCAAGGTCCTGGTCCCCGGCGTGGAGTCCATTGCCGTGAACTCGGGCACCTCCGCCCTGCACCTGGCTCTGCTGGCTGCCGGCATCGGCGCCGGTGACGAGGTCATCGTCCCCTCCTTCACCTTCGCCGCCACGGGCAACTCGGTGGCCATCACCGGCGCCTCGCCGGTCTTCGCCGACATCGAGGGCGACTACTTCTGCCTGTCGCCCGAGTCGATCCGCGCCTCCATCACCGAGCGGACCAAGGCCATCATGCCGGTGCACTTGTACGGACATCCGGCCGCCATGGACGAGATCCGCGCCATCGCCGACGAGCACGGCCTCATGGTCTTCGAGGACGCCGCCCAGGCGCACGGTGCGGCGCTGAACGGCACCCCGGTGGGTGCATTCGGCACCTTCGCCGCGTTCTCCCTGTACCCGACCAAGAACATGACCTCCGGCGAGGGCGGCATGGTGACGACCTCGGATCCCACCGTGGCGCGCAATGTGCGCCTGTTGCGCAACCAGGGCATGGAGCAGCGTTACGCGAACGAGGTCGTGGGTCTGAACAACCGCATGACCGACATCCACGCGGCCATCGGACGCGTTCAGCTGACGAAGATCGGCGCATGGACCGCCCAGCGTCAGGCCAATGCCGCGTTCCTGGACGCCAACCTTGAGGGTGTCGTCGTCCCGCCGGTGGCCCCGGGGGCCGTGCACGTGTACCACCAGTACACGATCCGCGTGCAGGACACCGACCGCGACCGCTTCATGCAGGCCCTGCGTGAAGAGTGGCAGGTCGGCTCCGACGTGTACTACCCGATCCCGAACCACCGTCTGCCTTCCCTGGCCCACTTCGCGCCCGGCCTGGACCTGCCGAACACGGAGAAGGCGGCCCGTGAGGTCGTCTCACTGCCGGTGCACCCCTCTTTGTCGCAGGCCGACCTGGAGCGCATCGTCGAGGCGGTCAACGCCTGCGCGAAGGCGGGTGCCTGA
- a CDS encoding acyltransferase — MPRIVDSADVSDAATIGEGSSVWHLAQVREDAVLGQNCIVGRGAYIGTGVVMGDNCKVQNYALVYEPARLGHGVFIGPAVVLTNDHNPRAVNPDGTIKSAHDWEPVGVTIEDGAAIGARAVCVAPVTIGAWATVAAGAVVTKDVPAHALVAGVPARRIGWVGRAGARLVADEADPTRFTCPLTGATYRLTNPDTLEMEETE; from the coding sequence ATGCCGCGCATCGTCGACTCAGCGGACGTCTCCGACGCCGCAACCATCGGGGAAGGGTCCTCCGTCTGGCACTTGGCACAGGTGCGAGAGGACGCTGTCCTTGGACAGAACTGCATCGTCGGACGCGGTGCCTACATCGGTACGGGTGTCGTCATGGGCGACAACTGCAAGGTCCAGAACTACGCCCTCGTCTACGAGCCGGCACGGCTCGGCCACGGGGTGTTCATCGGCCCGGCGGTCGTCCTGACGAATGACCACAACCCCCGTGCCGTCAACCCTGACGGCACGATCAAGTCCGCCCACGACTGGGAGCCCGTGGGTGTGACCATCGAGGACGGGGCCGCCATTGGTGCGCGCGCCGTGTGCGTGGCCCCTGTGACGATCGGCGCGTGGGCGACGGTGGCCGCAGGTGCAGTGGTCACCAAAGACGTGCCTGCCCACGCCCTCGTCGCCGGAGTTCCCGCTCGCCGCATCGGGTGGGTCGGGCGCGCCGGCGCCCGCCTGGTGGCCGACGAGGCCGATCCCACCCGCTTCACCTGCCCTCTGACCGGGGCGACCTACCGCCTCACCAACCCTGACACCCTCGAGATGGAGGAAACCGAATGA
- a CDS encoding LCP family protein, translating into MSSHPDSARAHALHSATEPRRLAPLRAALVALLSVVTFVGAGAGATWLDLSARVRANVLGGDSLTASQSGVGYKVLPPADSFKGRALNILVSGIDSRYDQGALAYGDTDEHVVIHSDTTMLLHMSADRSHVEVVSIPRDLITEVPECIASDGTKTESFEGMFNSAFAYAAVTTDITAGVLCTKATVEHLTGLDIDGYVVVDFKGFQAMVNALGGVWYDVEEDIDDEDADLHLSAGCQKLDGVTALGFARVRKSVGDGSDTGRIGRQQKLVSAMMREVLSKNFVTELPEVLSFVRATLASLYTSPNLSSLETDAGLLLSIASIDHSRITFTTMPTYPAPWDSNRVLEDEVMADQLWAALADDRPIPSGFTVTNGNGNTGVLTEVTQDSGQSATTLVEQPASDSAEGTGPTGEAATEGAHANPGTAPEELPAASLTEAAPTPAPAPPTTCPPRS; encoded by the coding sequence ATGAGTTCTCACCCTGACAGCGCCCGGGCCCACGCCCTGCACTCCGCAACCGAACCGCGACGCCTCGCTCCGTTGCGGGCGGCGCTGGTCGCATTGTTGAGTGTCGTCACCTTCGTCGGCGCGGGGGCCGGGGCCACATGGTTGGACCTCAGCGCCCGGGTTCGCGCCAATGTGCTGGGCGGCGACTCCCTGACCGCCAGCCAGTCCGGCGTGGGGTACAAGGTTCTTCCGCCGGCGGACTCCTTCAAGGGCCGAGCCCTGAACATCCTCGTCTCCGGCATCGACTCGCGATACGACCAGGGCGCCTTGGCCTACGGAGACACCGACGAACACGTCGTCATCCACTCCGACACGACGATGCTGCTGCACATGTCCGCCGACCGCTCGCACGTCGAAGTGGTCTCCATCCCCCGCGACCTCATCACCGAAGTCCCCGAGTGCATCGCCTCGGACGGCACGAAGACCGAGAGTTTCGAAGGCATGTTCAACTCGGCCTTCGCCTACGCGGCCGTCACCACGGACATCACCGCCGGGGTCCTGTGCACGAAGGCCACTGTCGAGCACCTCACCGGTCTGGACATCGACGGCTACGTGGTCGTCGACTTCAAGGGTTTCCAGGCGATGGTCAACGCCCTGGGAGGAGTCTGGTACGACGTCGAAGAGGACATCGACGACGAGGACGCCGACCTTCACCTGTCCGCCGGCTGCCAGAAGCTGGACGGGGTCACCGCCTTGGGATTCGCCCGAGTGCGCAAGAGCGTCGGGGACGGCTCCGACACCGGACGCATCGGGCGCCAGCAGAAACTGGTCTCGGCAATGATGCGTGAGGTCCTGTCCAAGAACTTCGTCACCGAGCTGCCGGAGGTGCTGTCCTTCGTCAGGGCCACCTTGGCCTCCCTGTACACCTCCCCCAACCTGTCCAGCTTGGAAACCGACGCCGGCCTGCTGCTCTCGATCGCCTCCATCGACCATTCACGCATCACCTTCACGACGATGCCCACCTACCCGGCCCCGTGGGACTCCAATCGGGTCCTCGAGGACGAGGTGATGGCCGACCAGTTGTGGGCGGCCCTGGCCGACGACCGGCCCATTCCCTCCGGTTTCACGGTGACCAACGGCAACGGAAACACTGGCGTGCTCACGGAGGTCACGCAGGATTCGGGTCAGTCCGCGACGACTTTGGTGGAGCAGCCTGCCTCCGATTCGGCCGAGGGCACCGGCCCCACCGGTGAGGCGGCCACCGAAGGGGCGCACGCGAACCCGGGCACCGCCCCCGAAGAGTTGCCCGCCGCCTCCCTCACCGAAGCCGCACCGACGCCCGCCCCTGCACCCCCGACCACATGCCCTCCGAGATCGTGA
- a CDS encoding glycosyltransferase family 2 protein: protein MHSFPDTWLVIPLYNEAEVVGDVVRGALPTFPHIVCVDDGSRDGSAEVAIAAGAVVVQHPINLGQGAALQTGFDYVRTQTDGRYVVTFDSDGQHRVSDAVAMRQRAEADDLAIVYGSRFLGTKAQTGWLKALVLKTAALVTRWQTGLRLTDAHNGLRLLRRDALDQVNLQQNRMAHASEIVEQLSKTDLPWAEMPVHIDYTDYSRAKGQSLFNSVNILVELVMR from the coding sequence ATGCACTCCTTCCCGGACACGTGGCTCGTCATCCCTCTGTACAACGAGGCTGAGGTCGTCGGGGACGTCGTGCGGGGCGCCCTGCCCACCTTCCCGCACATCGTCTGCGTGGACGACGGTTCCCGCGACGGTTCGGCAGAGGTCGCCATTGCCGCAGGTGCCGTTGTCGTCCAGCACCCCATCAACCTCGGTCAGGGGGCCGCCCTGCAGACCGGCTTCGACTACGTGCGCACGCAGACCGACGGACGCTACGTGGTGACCTTCGACTCCGACGGACAGCACCGGGTCTCGGATGCGGTGGCCATGCGCCAGCGCGCTGAGGCCGACGACCTGGCCATCGTCTACGGATCGCGTTTCCTCGGCACGAAGGCCCAGACCGGTTGGCTCAAGGCCCTCGTCCTCAAGACGGCCGCCCTGGTGACGCGCTGGCAGACCGGACTGCGTCTGACCGACGCCCACAACGGCCTTCGTCTGCTACGACGTGACGCACTCGACCAGGTCAACCTCCAGCAGAACCGCATGGCCCATGCCAGTGAGATCGTCGAACAACTCTCCAAGACGGACCTGCCCTGGGCCGAGATGCCCGTCCACATCGACTACACCGACTACTCCAGGGCCAAGGGGCAGTCCCTCTTCAACTCCGTGAACATCCTCGTCGAACTCGTCATGAGGTGA
- a CDS encoding cell wall-binding repeat-containing protein: MFRRPLATTTALVALASAAITLVGAPTTDAATGLEGFDAGLLIHDSQMYGSQVASSMTDAQIQAFLESKGARCEGGADGSDCLKDARFDTATMAATKWCVGAYQAARGERASTIIGKVARACQVSPKVLLVMLQKEQSLVSTTNPTARAYEKAMGFRCPDAAPCEPQYAGFFRQVYNAASRLQQYRGQPDSFSFRNGQTVDIQYKYGTSCGSKRVTIRSAGTAALYNYTPYTPNAAALAAGGGTGDSCSSYGNRNFFRFHSLWFGRPNTALAPATQTPSAPATPNASAGGVPIVGGSLTRIFGADRYATAVAVARAAGLSTRTIHVASGESFADGLTMGALAGREKSALLLVRKDSVPTSTADYIRQNRPTTIRIAGETGAVSDEVAGELSRLAAGARIERLGGSNRYETSARIAAKHPGDTNLVLVTDGTNFPDALVAGAAAAHLEEAVLLVQHGAVHPSVAAELRRLDPWEVDVIGGTWSEADTDAMSTAANDARVKVIAGPDRYLTAARVASTFWSPGVRDLTVATGADFADAMTAAPLVAAKDAPMLLARPGCIEAGSGVDLQNSRRTVLGGSAVVPDAHATRACR, encoded by the coding sequence ATGTTCCGTCGCCCTCTCGCGACCACCACCGCCCTCGTGGCACTCGCATCAGCCGCCATCACACTGGTCGGTGCACCCACCACGGATGCGGCCACAGGACTTGAAGGATTCGACGCGGGACTGCTGATCCACGACAGTCAGATGTACGGGTCGCAGGTCGCCTCCTCGATGACGGATGCGCAGATCCAGGCCTTCCTGGAGTCCAAAGGGGCCCGGTGCGAGGGCGGGGCCGATGGCTCGGATTGCCTGAAGGACGCCCGTTTCGACACCGCCACCATGGCCGCCACTAAGTGGTGCGTCGGCGCCTACCAGGCAGCCCGGGGGGAAAGGGCATCCACCATCATCGGCAAGGTGGCCCGAGCCTGCCAGGTCTCACCAAAGGTGCTGCTGGTCATGCTCCAGAAGGAGCAGTCCCTGGTCTCCACGACGAATCCGACGGCCCGCGCCTACGAGAAGGCCATGGGATTCCGATGCCCGGACGCGGCACCCTGTGAACCCCAGTACGCAGGCTTCTTCCGGCAGGTCTACAACGCCGCCTCGCGACTGCAGCAGTACCGGGGCCAACCCGACTCCTTCAGTTTCCGCAACGGACAGACGGTCGACATCCAATACAAGTACGGCACCTCCTGCGGAAGCAAACGGGTGACCATCCGCAGCGCAGGTACCGCCGCCCTGTACAACTACACTCCCTACACGCCCAATGCCGCGGCCCTGGCAGCAGGTGGGGGTACGGGGGACTCGTGCTCCTCCTACGGGAACAGGAACTTCTTCCGCTTCCACTCCCTGTGGTTCGGACGGCCGAACACCGCCCTGGCCCCCGCAACCCAGACGCCGTCCGCACCTGCGACACCGAACGCTTCGGCAGGCGGGGTGCCCATCGTCGGCGGTTCCCTCACGCGCATCTTCGGCGCCGACAGATACGCCACCGCGGTGGCCGTCGCACGGGCGGCAGGCCTGTCCACACGAACGATCCACGTCGCCTCCGGGGAATCCTTCGCCGACGGCCTGACAATGGGCGCACTTGCGGGACGCGAGAAGTCCGCACTGCTGCTGGTGCGCAAGGACTCCGTGCCGACCTCGACCGCCGACTACATCCGCCAGAACCGGCCCACCACCATCCGCATCGCCGGCGAAACCGGAGCCGTCTCGGACGAAGTGGCCGGCGAACTGTCCCGTCTGGCCGCAGGAGCGAGGATCGAACGCCTCGGCGGCTCCAACCGCTACGAGACCTCCGCGCGCATCGCCGCCAAGCACCCCGGTGACACCAACCTCGTCCTGGTCACCGACGGAACGAACTTCCCTGACGCCCTCGTCGCCGGAGCCGCCGCCGCGCACCTCGAGGAAGCCGTCCTGCTGGTCCAGCACGGGGCGGTGCACCCCTCCGTGGCCGCCGAATTGCGGCGACTCGACCCGTGGGAGGTCGACGTCATCGGCGGAACCTGGTCCGAGGCGGACACGGACGCCATGTCCACCGCCGCCAACGACGCGCGGGTCAAGGTGATCGCCGGACCCGACCGCTACCTGACGGCCGCACGAGTGGCCTCCACCTTCTGGTCACCGGGGGTGCGCGACCTCACCGTGGCCACCGGAGCCGACTTCGCCGATGCGATGACGGCGGCACCACTGGTGGCCGCCAAGGACGCGCCCATGCTGCTGGCCCGCCCCGGATGCATCGAGGCCGGCTCGGGAGTCGACCTGCAGAACTCCCGACGCACGGTCCTTGGCGGAAGCGCCGTCGTCCCCGACGCCCACGCCACCCGCGCCTGCCGATGA
- a CDS encoding DUF2304 domain-containing protein — translation MPTYWIIKGLLLLALALLAVLVLRPVRTAKHLAVRRLGMLAIIVFACFAVLFPGILNHLATFIGVEKGINLLVYTLVLALFMQMASSYRRDAEAERRLTRLARAIALSNVRPPKASPADQQTPAAPPSSSGETPGLSNK, via the coding sequence ATGCCCACGTACTGGATCATCAAGGGCCTGCTGCTCCTCGCGCTGGCACTGCTGGCCGTCCTCGTCCTGCGCCCGGTGCGCACCGCCAAACACCTTGCGGTGCGGCGCCTCGGCATGCTCGCGATCATCGTCTTCGCATGCTTCGCCGTCCTGTTCCCGGGAATCCTCAACCACCTGGCGACCTTCATCGGTGTCGAAAAGGGCATCAACCTGCTCGTCTACACGCTGGTGCTCGCCCTGTTCATGCAGATGGCCTCCTCCTACAGGCGCGACGCCGAAGCTGAGCGACGTCTCACACGCCTGGCCCGCGCCATCGCCCTGTCGAATGTGCGTCCCCCCAAAGCCTCCCCAGCCGACCAGCAGACACCCGCAGCCCCGCCCTCGTCGTCCGGCGAGACCCCCGGCTTGTCCAACAAGTGA
- a CDS encoding cell wall-binding repeat-containing protein, whose protein sequence is MHTLGLKSLAVSATLVALVALAGPRTAIADQNGPDTGGAQPNASATLLEGEVPSVEVGMEQALAPEDYGTGAAQTRGEAAKTQDEVVTAEAAARLVAEQGASGVVDAQAVAGPATDSAGLAARDRALDAAQSALPQTQDLAKVQVARTKIQSDVAVLGVTLPGGATPEGATITYRLLHGDTWDQWKEWDLENEAEGARGKQGTDPLLALDASAVEAVIRDSEGTPLPDARLVVIGQDEEPTGQTPASEATSSQTPVPPAPDGASTTEPTATDAPAPASPAEIDSTTHRAPATAEEDTAALLSGTTAGARLRGAANPDQLSTYSPGYHGLQIVTRKGLGISSTSDWDLEKITPKGVVIHHTAGNNNYSRAQAPQAVRGVHQYHASTLGWGDVGYHFLVDRYGTVYQGREGSLTGFYEAGHARGANSNTLGVSVVGDFTNVEPPIAAQNAVAKVSAWLLKRMGAHNVDAPIRVTGQPAVGRTIKTLSGHRDVGGTACPGQAFYDKLPRLRTVVQNLLNGRDSWIDANGQIRTGAAGAGTGPTKPMVSGGRLSGNTRFDTAVAISRHAFPDHSASAVYLVNANSPVDAMTAGVVTDGPVLPVHATSVPAVVKAEVERLGASQIVLVGGTGVLSDSLFQAFPGKARVRLGGADRFETARLIARRAFPGGARSVYVADAFGADGQGSPDAVVAANAEDGPVLLSRVGGPLDPGTRADITRMSSSVKILGGADLGVAGTRLAGPDRYATALASAKAAYTGKVSTVYLVRGDVLADGVAAGVITTGPRVLSHSEVLPPSVCTYLKQTRPTKVVAIGGTGAIHDSTLDEARACAAG, encoded by the coding sequence ATGCACACCCTTGGCCTGAAATCCCTCGCAGTGAGCGCAACCTTGGTCGCCCTCGTCGCGCTCGCCGGCCCCCGCACGGCCATCGCGGACCAGAACGGCCCCGACACCGGTGGCGCCCAACCGAATGCCAGCGCCACCCTGCTCGAAGGGGAGGTGCCCAGTGTCGAAGTCGGCATGGAGCAGGCCTTGGCCCCCGAGGACTACGGCACGGGCGCCGCACAGACCCGGGGGGAGGCCGCCAAGACCCAGGACGAGGTCGTCACCGCGGAGGCAGCGGCACGCCTCGTCGCCGAACAGGGGGCCAGTGGAGTCGTCGACGCGCAAGCCGTGGCAGGACCGGCCACTGACAGCGCGGGTCTTGCGGCCCGCGACCGGGCTCTCGACGCCGCACAGTCCGCACTGCCCCAGACCCAGGACCTCGCCAAGGTCCAGGTGGCCCGAACGAAGATCCAATCCGACGTGGCCGTCCTCGGCGTGACCCTGCCCGGTGGGGCCACCCCCGAAGGGGCGACGATCACCTACCGTCTGCTCCACGGGGACACCTGGGACCAGTGGAAGGAATGGGACCTCGAGAACGAGGCCGAGGGCGCCCGCGGTAAGCAGGGCACCGACCCCCTGCTGGCCCTGGACGCCAGCGCCGTCGAGGCCGTCATCCGCGATTCGGAGGGAACACCCCTGCCCGATGCACGACTGGTCGTCATCGGCCAGGACGAAGAGCCCACCGGGCAGACACCCGCATCGGAGGCGACGTCGTCGCAAACCCCCGTCCCGCCGGCTCCCGATGGCGCGAGCACAACCGAGCCGACTGCGACCGATGCGCCCGCCCCGGCGTCCCCGGCCGAGATCGACTCCACCACGCACCGGGCACCCGCCACGGCCGAAGAGGACACCGCAGCCCTGCTGAGCGGGACCACTGCGGGCGCTCGCCTGCGCGGCGCCGCAAACCCCGACCAACTGAGCACCTACAGTCCCGGCTACCACGGGCTCCAGATCGTCACCCGCAAGGGTCTGGGGATCTCCTCCACCTCCGACTGGGACTTGGAGAAGATCACCCCGAAGGGTGTCGTCATCCACCACACGGCGGGCAACAACAACTACTCGCGCGCCCAGGCCCCACAGGCGGTGCGCGGCGTCCACCAGTACCACGCCTCGACCCTGGGCTGGGGAGACGTCGGCTACCACTTCCTCGTGGACCGCTACGGCACCGTCTACCAAGGGCGCGAGGGCTCGCTGACGGGCTTCTACGAGGCCGGACACGCGCGCGGGGCCAACAGCAACACGCTGGGAGTGTCCGTCGTCGGGGACTTCACGAATGTGGAGCCGCCCATCGCCGCCCAGAATGCGGTGGCCAAGGTTTCCGCGTGGCTTCTCAAGCGCATGGGCGCACACAATGTCGACGCCCCGATCCGGGTCACCGGCCAGCCGGCCGTGGGCCGCACCATCAAGACCTTGAGCGGACACCGTGACGTCGGGGGCACCGCATGCCCCGGCCAGGCCTTCTACGACAAGCTGCCGCGTTTGCGCACGGTGGTGCAGAACCTGCTCAACGGCCGCGACTCGTGGATCGATGCCAATGGTCAGATCCGCACAGGAGCCGCCGGTGCGGGCACCGGCCCCACCAAGCCGATGGTCTCGGGCGGACGCCTGTCCGGCAACACACGTTTCGACACCGCTGTGGCGATCTCCCGCCACGCATTCCCCGACCACAGCGCCTCAGCCGTGTACTTGGTGAACGCGAACTCGCCGGTGGACGCGATGACCGCCGGCGTGGTGACCGACGGACCCGTTCTTCCGGTGCACGCCACCTCGGTCCCTGCAGTCGTCAAGGCGGAGGTCGAGCGGCTGGGCGCCAGCCAGATCGTTCTGGTCGGAGGCACCGGAGTGCTCTCGGACTCCCTGTTCCAGGCCTTCCCCGGCAAGGCTCGGGTGCGCTTGGGCGGTGCCGACCGCTTCGAGACGGCCCGCCTCATCGCCCGACGCGCCTTCCCCGGTGGGGCCCGTTCGGTCTACGTGGCCGACGCATTCGGAGCCGACGGCCAGGGATCACCCGACGCGGTGGTGGCGGCGAACGCCGAGGACGGTCCGGTCCTGCTCTCGCGTGTGGGAGGCCCCCTCGACCCGGGAACCCGTGCCGACATCACGCGCATGAGTTCGTCGGTGAAGATCCTCGGAGGCGCCGACCTGGGTGTCGCCGGTACCCGGCTGGCCGGCCCCGACCGCTACGCGACGGCGCTGGCCTCAGCCAAGGCGGCCTACACGGGCAAGGTCAGCACCGTGTACCTGGTGCGCGGCGACGTCCTGGCGGACGGGGTGGCGGCCGGAGTCATCACCACCGGACCGCGCGTGCTCTCCCACTCCGAGGTGCTTCCTCCCTCGGTGTGCACCTACCTCAAGCAGACCAGGCCGACGAAGGTTGTCGCCATCGGCGGGACCGGCGCCATCCACGACAGCACTTTGGACGAGGCGCGCGCCTGTGCCGCCGGGTGA